A genome region from Mycolicibacterium litorale includes the following:
- a CDS encoding GNAT family N-acetyltransferase: MSAPPLFRLADDRRVSVVRDVAAVRRVLDDDPVGGCMVASRVADHGVEPSAIGGELWTRRRATESLCYAGANLIPLRGEPADMYAFADKASSSARRCSSLVGRAELVMPMWRRLEQTWGPARDVRDHQPLMALDTAPQSPVDPSVRPVRIEELDAYLVAAIDMFIGEVGIDPRAGDGGRGYRRRVAGLIAAGRAWARFEHGQVVFKAEVGSQSPAVGQIQGVWVHPDRRGHGLGTAGTAALAAAVVRGGRVASLYVNSYNTVARATYARIGFRQVGTFATVLLD, encoded by the coding sequence ATGTCGGCTCCGCCGCTCTTCCGCCTCGCCGACGACCGACGGGTCTCGGTGGTGCGCGACGTCGCCGCGGTGCGGCGGGTGCTCGACGACGACCCGGTCGGCGGCTGCATGGTCGCCTCGCGGGTGGCCGATCACGGCGTCGAGCCCAGCGCGATCGGCGGAGAACTGTGGACGCGCCGACGCGCGACCGAGTCGCTGTGTTACGCCGGCGCGAACCTCATACCGCTGCGCGGCGAACCCGCCGACATGTACGCGTTCGCCGACAAGGCCTCCAGCAGCGCCAGACGGTGTTCGTCGCTGGTGGGCCGCGCCGAGCTGGTGATGCCGATGTGGCGGCGGCTGGAGCAGACGTGGGGACCGGCGCGCGACGTGCGGGACCATCAGCCGCTGATGGCGCTCGACACCGCCCCGCAGAGTCCTGTCGATCCCTCGGTGCGGCCGGTGCGGATCGAGGAACTCGACGCGTATCTGGTCGCGGCCATCGACATGTTCATCGGCGAAGTGGGCATCGACCCGCGCGCGGGTGACGGCGGTCGCGGGTACCGGCGCCGGGTGGCGGGGCTGATCGCGGCCGGCCGCGCCTGGGCCCGGTTCGAACACGGTCAGGTCGTATTCAAGGCGGAGGTCGGATCGCAGTCGCCCGCCGTCGGCCAGATCCAGGGTGTCTGGGTGCATCCGGACCGGCGCGGCCACGGGCTCGGCACCGCGGGGACCGCGGCGCTGGCCGCCGCCGTCGTGCGCGGTGGACGCGTCGCCAGCCTGTACGTCAACAGCTACAACACCGTGGCCCGGGCCACGTACGCCCGCATCGGTTTCCGCCAGGTCGGCACCTTCGCCACCGTGCTGCTCGACTGA
- the ispG gene encoding flavodoxin-dependent (E)-4-hydroxy-3-methylbut-2-enyl-diphosphate synthase, whose product MTSGPVIGLGMPPAPPPVLAPRRKTRQLMVRDVGVGSDHPVSVQSMCTTKTHDINSTLQQIAELTASGCDIVRVACPRQEDADALPIIAKKSKIPVIADIHFQPKYIFAAIDAGCAAVRVNPGNIKEFDGRVKEVAKAAGDAGIPIRIGVNAGSLDKRFMQKYGKATPEALVESALWEASLFEEHGFGDIKISVKHNDPVVMVAAYEQLAAQCDYPLHLGVTEAGPAFQGTIKSAVAFGALLSRGIGDTIRVSLSAPPAEEVKVGNQILESLNLRPRKLEIVSCPSCGRAQVDVYTLANEVSAGLEGMEVPLRVAVMGCVVNGPGEAREADLGVASGNGKGQIFVKGEVIKTVPEAQIVETLIEEAMRIAAEIESVGGDSPEGSASGSPVVTVS is encoded by the coding sequence ATGACTTCCGGCCCCGTCATCGGGCTTGGCATGCCGCCCGCGCCCCCGCCGGTGCTGGCGCCGCGGCGCAAGACACGCCAACTGATGGTGCGTGACGTCGGTGTGGGCAGTGACCATCCGGTCTCTGTCCAGTCCATGTGCACGACCAAGACCCACGACATCAACTCCACCCTGCAGCAGATCGCCGAGCTGACGGCCTCGGGTTGCGACATCGTGCGCGTGGCCTGTCCCCGGCAGGAAGACGCCGACGCGCTGCCGATCATCGCGAAGAAGTCGAAGATCCCGGTCATCGCGGACATCCACTTCCAGCCGAAGTACATCTTCGCCGCGATCGACGCCGGCTGCGCGGCGGTGCGCGTGAACCCCGGCAACATCAAGGAGTTCGACGGCCGGGTCAAGGAGGTCGCCAAGGCGGCCGGCGACGCGGGCATCCCGATCCGCATCGGCGTCAATGCCGGATCGCTCGACAAGCGGTTCATGCAGAAGTACGGCAAGGCCACCCCCGAGGCGCTGGTGGAATCGGCCCTGTGGGAGGCCTCGCTGTTCGAGGAGCACGGCTTCGGCGACATCAAGATCAGCGTCAAGCACAACGATCCGGTCGTCATGGTCGCCGCCTACGAACAGCTCGCCGCACAGTGCGACTACCCGCTGCATCTCGGGGTGACCGAGGCGGGTCCCGCGTTCCAGGGCACCATCAAGTCCGCGGTGGCCTTCGGTGCGTTGCTGTCGCGGGGGATCGGCGACACGATCCGGGTGTCGCTCTCGGCGCCGCCCGCTGAGGAGGTCAAGGTCGGCAACCAGATCCTGGAATCGCTGAACCTGCGGCCCCGCAAGCTGGAGATCGTGTCGTGCCCGTCGTGTGGACGCGCTCAGGTCGACGTCTACACCCTGGCCAACGAGGTCTCGGCCGGGCTCGAGGGGATGGAGGTCCCGTTGCGCGTCGCCGTGATGGGGTGCGTGGTCAACGGCCCCGGCGAGGCGCGCGAAGCCGATCTCGGAGTGGCCTCCGGCAACGGCAAGGGCCAGATCTTCGTCAAGGGTGAGGTCATCAAGACCGTGCCGGAGGCGCAGATCGTCGAGACCCTGATCGAGGAGGCCATGCGCATCGCCGCCGAGATCGAGAGCGTCGGCGGCGACAGCCCGGAGGGAAGTGCCAGCGGTTCGCCGGTTGTGACCGTAAGCTGA
- a CDS encoding M50 family metallopeptidase: MMFTLGIVLFALAILVSVALHECGHMWVARATGMKVRRYFVGFGPTLWSIRRPNRLGSTEYGVKAVPLGGFCDIAGMTSVEELSPEDRPYAMYRQKVWKRVAVLFAGPGMNFIIGLVLIYAIAVIWGLPNLNPPTAAIVGQTGCVAPQVSKDQVGECTGPGPAAEAGIHAGDVIVKVGDTDVATFDDARVTLQKASGPTPIVIERDGQEMTKVVDVTQTQRFTGDGDQPSTVGAIGIGAAQFGPTQHNALSAVPATFAFTGDLAVELGKSLAKIPTKVGALVESIGGGERDPETPISVVGASIIGGDTVDAGLWVAFWFFLAQLNFVLGAVNLLPLLPFDGGHIAIAVFEKVRNMIRSARGMVAAAPVNYLKLMPATYVVLVVVVGYMLLTVTADLVNPIRLFQ; encoded by the coding sequence ATGATGTTCACTCTCGGCATCGTGCTCTTCGCGCTGGCCATCCTGGTGTCGGTGGCGCTGCACGAGTGCGGGCACATGTGGGTCGCCCGGGCCACCGGGATGAAGGTGCGGCGCTACTTCGTCGGATTCGGCCCCACCCTGTGGTCGATCCGGCGGCCCAACCGGCTCGGCAGCACCGAGTACGGCGTGAAGGCCGTACCGCTCGGCGGGTTCTGCGACATCGCCGGGATGACCTCGGTCGAGGAACTGTCACCGGAGGACCGGCCGTACGCCATGTACCGGCAGAAGGTGTGGAAGCGCGTCGCGGTCCTGTTCGCCGGACCCGGGATGAACTTCATCATCGGTCTGGTGCTCATCTACGCGATCGCGGTGATCTGGGGGCTGCCCAACCTGAACCCGCCGACCGCCGCCATCGTCGGCCAAACCGGCTGTGTCGCACCGCAGGTCAGCAAGGACCAGGTGGGTGAGTGCACCGGTCCCGGTCCCGCCGCGGAGGCGGGCATCCATGCGGGCGACGTGATCGTGAAGGTCGGCGACACCGACGTCGCGACCTTCGACGACGCCCGGGTGACCCTGCAGAAGGCGTCCGGACCGACACCTATCGTGATCGAGCGCGACGGTCAGGAAATGACCAAGGTGGTCGACGTCACCCAGACTCAGCGCTTCACCGGTGACGGTGACCAGCCGTCGACGGTCGGCGCGATCGGCATCGGGGCCGCGCAGTTCGGGCCCACCCAGCACAACGCGCTCTCGGCGGTGCCCGCGACGTTCGCGTTCACCGGTGACCTGGCCGTCGAACTGGGCAAGTCGCTGGCGAAGATCCCCACCAAGGTGGGCGCGCTGGTGGAGTCCATCGGCGGCGGTGAGCGGGATCCCGAGACCCCGATCAGCGTGGTCGGCGCCAGCATCATCGGCGGCGACACCGTCGATGCCGGGCTGTGGGTGGCGTTCTGGTTCTTCCTCGCTCAGCTGAACTTCGTCCTCGGCGCGGTGAACCTGCTGCCGCTCCTGCCGTTCGACGGTGGCCACATCGCCATCGCCGTGTTCGAGAAGGTCCGCAACATGATCCGGTCGGCGCGCGGCATGGTGGCCGCGGCGCCGGTGAACTATCTCAAGCTCATGCCCGCCACCTACGTAGTGTTGGTGGTGGTGGTCGGCTACATGCTGCTGACCGTGACCGCTGACCTGGTCAACCCGATCAGGTTGTTCCAATAG
- the dxr gene encoding 1-deoxy-D-xylulose-5-phosphate reductoisomerase produces MGTRLRVLILGSTGSIGTQALDVIAANPDRFEVVGLAAGGANPDLLARQRAETGVSAVAVTDPAAAEQIGDVTYTGPDAVTRLVENTPADVVLNALVGALGLEPTLAALATGARLALANKESLVAGGPLVLRAAAPGQIVPVDSEHSAMAQCLRGGSAGEVAKLVLTASGGPFLGWSAEDLRSVTPEQAGKHPTWSMGPMNTLNSATLVNKGLELIETHLLFGIDYERIEVVVHPQSIVHSMATFTDGSTLAQASPPDMKLPIALALGWPDRVPGAALACDFSTASTWEFLPLDDEVFPAVRLARDAGTRGGSLTAVYNAANEEAAAAFLSGRIRFPEIVETVAEVLRAADQWAAEPATVEEVLDAQRWAREHAGRAVERAGTPPSKGLVTR; encoded by the coding sequence GTGGGCACAAGACTTCGGGTGCTGATCCTGGGCAGTACCGGGTCGATCGGCACGCAGGCGCTGGACGTGATCGCGGCGAATCCCGACCGGTTCGAGGTGGTCGGACTGGCCGCCGGCGGCGCGAACCCCGATCTGCTGGCGCGTCAGCGGGCCGAGACGGGCGTGAGCGCGGTCGCGGTCACCGACCCCGCGGCGGCCGAACAGATCGGCGACGTCACCTACACCGGACCCGACGCGGTGACCCGGTTGGTGGAGAACACACCGGCCGACGTGGTGCTCAACGCGCTGGTCGGGGCGCTCGGCCTCGAGCCGACGCTGGCCGCACTGGCCACCGGCGCCCGGTTGGCACTGGCCAACAAGGAGTCGCTGGTCGCCGGGGGACCGCTGGTGTTGCGGGCCGCGGCGCCGGGCCAGATCGTGCCGGTCGACTCCGAACACTCCGCGATGGCGCAGTGCCTGCGCGGCGGCAGCGCCGGCGAGGTCGCCAAACTCGTGCTCACCGCTTCGGGCGGGCCGTTCCTCGGCTGGTCTGCCGAGGACCTGCGGTCGGTCACCCCGGAACAGGCCGGTAAGCACCCGACGTGGTCGATGGGGCCGATGAACACCCTCAACTCGGCGACCCTGGTCAACAAGGGCCTCGAACTCATCGAGACACACCTGCTGTTCGGCATCGACTACGAGCGCATCGAGGTCGTCGTGCACCCGCAGTCGATCGTGCACTCGATGGCGACGTTCACCGACGGCTCGACGCTGGCCCAGGCCAGCCCGCCGGATATGAAGCTGCCCATCGCGCTGGCGCTGGGCTGGCCCGACCGGGTCCCGGGAGCGGCGCTCGCGTGCGACTTCTCCACCGCCTCGACCTGGGAGTTCCTGCCGCTCGACGACGAGGTGTTCCCGGCGGTGCGGTTGGCGCGTGACGCGGGAACCCGCGGCGGCAGCCTCACCGCGGTGTACAACGCCGCGAACGAGGAGGCGGCCGCCGCGTTCCTCTCCGGCCGCATCCGGTTCCCCGAGATCGTCGAGACCGTCGCCGAGGTGCTGCGCGCTGCCGACCAGTGGGCGGCGGAACCCGCTACCGTGGAAGAGGTCCTCGACGCGCAGCGCTGGGCTCGCGAACACGCCGGGCGCGCCGTCGAGCGGGCCGGAACTCCTCCGAGTAAAGGGTTAGTCACCAGATGA